Sequence from the Rubidibacter lacunae KORDI 51-2 genome:
TACTTGCATCCAGCGATCGAAGGCGTTATCAAACTGCCCAAGCGGCACCAACACGCCCACAGCAATTACCGTTCCAGGAATCGCGTAACCCATCGCCGCTACCCGCACGCCCGATCGCAGCAGCCACGTACCCTGCAACCGCTGGCCGTATGCCAGCACCACCGCGATCGCTAATGCAAGACCGGCTGCCAGCACCGCCACGCCTGTGCTATGAGACGCCGCAGTCCAAAAGTCGCGGTTGAGAGTCTGGGTGAGGTTGCTCGAGGTTAAGTAGACCAGGTAGCAGCCAGGTATGCCGAAGCCCAACGCAATTGGGACTCCGCATGCCACCATTGCACCGATCGCCCGCAGCCCGTCTAGCCGATACTGCAAGGGCGACGGCGACGGCCCGCCCGCTTGGTAATATCTCGCCTGTCGCCGCGACCAACGCTCTAGCACCAAGAGGATTAAGACGAATCCCATCAGCACTGACGCTAGCTGAGAAGCAGCCGCGCGATCTCCCATACCAAACCACGTGCGATAAATCCCCGTGGTGAAGGTTGTGATACCGAAATAATCCACCGTCCCGAAATCGCCGAGGGTTTCCATCAACACCAGCGCCAGTCCCGAGGCGATCGCCGGACGTGCCATTGGCAGTGCCACCGTCGCGAAACTGCGCCAGGGACCGTAGCCCAGAGATCGACTTGCTTCCACCGTGCAGCGCGACTGCTCCAGAAATGCCACGCGCGCTAACAAGTATACGTAGGGATACAGCACCAAAATCAACATGGCGATCGCGCCCCATAGCGACTGCACGTTGGGAAACCAATAGTCGGCGAAGCCCTGCCAACCGAATACTGAACGCAGGCCGGTTTGTACGGGACCGAAGAAATCTAGCATCACAGTGTAGGCATAAGCCAAGATATAGGCCGGTGCTGCTAATGGCAGTAATAAACCCCACTCGAAGCAGCGGCATCCTGGAAACCTGCAGGTTGTCACCAACCAAGCCGTGCTAACGCCGA
This genomic interval carries:
- a CDS encoding ABC transporter permease; translation: MHWRLDAWTLFALAIALLVALPILFVAGSLFTNASDIWEHLATTVLGEYLRHSLWLVVGVGTGTAVIGVSTAWLVTTCRFPGCRCFEWGLLLPLAAPAYILAYAYTVMLDFFGPVQTGLRSVFGWQGFADYWFPNVQSLWGAIAMLILVLYPYVYLLARVAFLEQSRCTVEASRSLGYGPWRSFATVALPMARPAIASGLALVLMETLGDFGTVDYFGITTFTTGIYRTWFGMGDRAAASQLASVLMGFVLILLVLERWSRRQARYYQAGGPSPSPLQYRLDGLRAIGAMVACGVPIALGFGIPGCYLVYLTSSNLTQTLNRDFWTAASHSTGVAVLAAGLALAIAVVLAYGQRLQGTWLLRSGVRVAAMGYAIPGTVIAVGVLVPLGQFDNAFDRWMQVTLGISTGLLLSGTIAALVFAYLVRFLAVALGAVESSLARVRPNLDDAARGLGHGPGSTLARVHLPLMWGGLLTAVLLVFVDTMKELPATLVVRPFNFETLAVQAYRYASDERLIEAAAPALAVVLVGTLPVILLSVQIARDREMPHDRESIYG